Proteins encoded within one genomic window of Pararhizobium capsulatum DSM 1112:
- a CDS encoding precorrin-8X methylmutase — protein sequence MPEYDYIRDGTAIYERSFAIIRSEADLSRFSEEEADLAVRMVHACGLVQAAEHFEFSEGFVGAARNALKAGAPIFCDAFMVAQGVTRARLPADNEVICTLREPEVPEIAREIGNTRSAAAMKLWLPKLAGSVVAIGNAPTALFYLLELLRDDAPKPAAIIGMPVGFVGAAESKEALAENSYGVPYAIVRGRLGGSAMTAAALNSLARPGL from the coding sequence ATGCCTGAATACGATTATATCCGGGATGGCACCGCCATCTACGAACGTTCCTTTGCCATCATTCGCAGCGAGGCCGACCTTTCGCGCTTTTCCGAAGAAGAAGCGGATCTGGCGGTACGCATGGTGCATGCCTGTGGACTGGTGCAGGCTGCCGAGCATTTCGAGTTCTCCGAGGGCTTTGTTGGAGCCGCACGTAATGCGCTGAAAGCAGGTGCTCCGATTTTCTGCGATGCCTTCATGGTGGCGCAAGGTGTCACGCGCGCTCGGCTTCCGGCCGACAACGAGGTGATCTGCACCCTGCGCGAGCCGGAAGTGCCGGAGATTGCCCGCGAGATCGGCAATACCCGATCGGCTGCGGCGATGAAGCTCTGGCTGCCAAAGCTCGCCGGTTCGGTCGTGGCGATCGGCAATGCGCCGACCGCACTTTTCTACCTGCTGGAACTTCTGCGTGACGACGCACCGAAGCCGGCAGCGATCATCGGCATGCCCGTCGGCTTCGTCGGTGCCGCCGAATCCAAGGAAGCGCTGGCTGAGAATTCCTATGGCGTGCCCTATGCCATCGTCCGCGGCCGCCTCGGTGGCAGCGCCATGACGGCGGCGGCCCTGAACTCGCTCGCGAGGCCCGGCCTGTGA